A region from the Enterobacter roggenkampii genome encodes:
- the rsmE gene encoding 16S rRNA (uracil(1498)-N(3))-methyltransferase has translation MRIPRIYHPELITAGREIALSDDAANHVGRVLRMGAGQAIQLFDGSNQVFDAEITRADKKSVHVNVLRGEVDDRESPLHIHLGQVMSRGEKMEFTIQKSIELGVSLITPLFSERCGVKLDAERLNKKIQQWQKIAIAACEQSGRNRIPEIRPAMDLEEWCAEEDSGLKLNLHPRASASINTLPLPVERVRLLIGPEGGLSADEIAMTARYQFTDILLGPRVLRTETTALTAITALQVRFGDLG, from the coding sequence ATGCGCATTCCCCGCATTTACCATCCTGAACTGATTACCGCAGGCCGTGAAATCGCCCTGTCTGATGACGCCGCCAACCACGTTGGCCGCGTGCTGCGCATGGGCGCCGGCCAGGCAATACAATTGTTCGACGGCTCTAACCAGGTTTTCGACGCGGAAATCACGCGGGCGGATAAAAAAAGCGTACACGTGAACGTCCTGCGCGGTGAAGTGGATGACCGGGAATCACCGCTGCATATCCATCTGGGCCAGGTGATGTCGCGCGGCGAGAAAATGGAGTTCACGATTCAGAAATCCATTGAACTGGGTGTAAGCCTCATTACGCCACTTTTTTCTGAGCGCTGTGGCGTTAAACTGGATGCGGAACGTCTGAACAAAAAGATCCAGCAGTGGCAGAAAATTGCCATCGCGGCTTGCGAACAGAGTGGCCGCAACCGTATTCCGGAGATCCGCCCGGCGATGGATCTGGAGGAGTGGTGTGCAGAAGAGGACAGTGGGCTGAAGCTCAATCTTCATCCGCGCGCCAGCGCCAGCATCAATACGCTGCCGCTGCCCGTTGAGCGCGTTCGCCTGCTGATTGGCCCTGAAGGCGGCCTGTCGGCGGACGAAATTGCGATGACGGCACGTTACCAGTTTACTGATATTCTGTTGGGACCTCGCGTTCTGCGCACTGAGACAACGGCACTCACGGCCATTACCGCGCTACAGGTACGGTTTGGCGATCTGGGTTGA
- the gshB gene encoding glutathione synthase, giving the protein MIKLGIVMDPIANINIKKDSSFAMLLEAQRRGYELHYMEMNDLYLINGEARARTRIVNVEQNYDKWYEFGTEQDIALADLNVILMRKDPPFDTEYIYCTYILERAEEKGTLIVNKPQSLRDCNEKLYTAWFSDLTPETLVTRSKAQLKAFWQKHGDIIMKPLDGMGGASIFRVKESDPNIGVIAETLTELGTRYCMAQNYIPAIKDGDKRVLVVDGEPVPYCLARIPQGGETRGNLAAGGRGEPRPLTESDWEIARRVGPTLKAKGLIFVGLDIIGDRLTEVNVTSPTCIREIEAEFPVSITGMLMDAIEKRLQK; this is encoded by the coding sequence ATGATCAAGCTCGGCATCGTGATGGACCCCATCGCAAACATCAACATCAAGAAAGATTCCAGCTTCGCCATGCTGCTGGAAGCGCAGCGTCGCGGGTATGAACTCCACTATATGGAGATGAACGATCTTTACCTGATCAACGGTGAAGCCCGCGCGCGCACCCGCATCGTTAACGTCGAGCAGAACTACGACAAATGGTACGAATTCGGTACAGAGCAGGACATTGCCCTGGCCGATCTCAACGTCATTCTGATGCGTAAAGATCCGCCGTTCGACACCGAGTATATCTACTGCACCTATATCCTTGAACGTGCAGAAGAGAAAGGCACGCTGATCGTCAACAAGCCGCAGAGCCTGCGCGACTGTAACGAGAAGCTCTATACCGCCTGGTTCTCTGACCTGACGCCGGAAACGCTGGTGACCCGCAGCAAAGCGCAGTTGAAGGCATTCTGGCAGAAGCACGGCGACATCATCATGAAGCCGCTGGACGGCATGGGCGGCGCGTCGATTTTCCGCGTGAAGGAAAGCGACCCGAATATCGGCGTGATTGCCGAAACCCTGACCGAACTGGGCACCCGTTACTGCATGGCACAGAACTATATTCCGGCGATCAAGGACGGCGACAAACGCGTGCTAGTGGTGGATGGCGAACCGGTCCCTTACTGCCTGGCGCGTATCCCGCAGGGTGGCGAAACCCGTGGTAACCTGGCGGCCGGCGGTCGCGGTGAGCCGCGCCCGTTGACCGAAAGCGACTGGGAAATTGCCCGCCGCGTCGGCCCAACGCTGAAAGCCAAAGGCCTGATCTTTGTTGGCCTGGATATCATCGGCGATCGTCTGACCGAAGTGAACGTCACCAGCCCGACCTGCATTCGTGAAATTGAAGCGGAATTCCCGGTCTCGATCACCGGAATGCTGATGGACGCCATCGAAAAACGCCTGCAGAAATAA
- a CDS encoding YqgE/AlgH family protein, giving the protein MNLQHHFLIAMPALQDPIFRRAVVYICEYNEDGAMGIIINKPLENLQVEGILDKLKIPAEARLPEIRLDKPVMLGGPLAEDRGFILHTPPVFSSSIRISDNTVITTSRDVLETLGTAEQPSEVLVALGYSSWEKGQLEQEILDNAWLTAPADMNILFKTPIADRWRDAAKLIGIDILTMPGVAGHA; this is encoded by the coding sequence ATGAATTTACAGCATCACTTTCTTATTGCCATGCCTGCTCTCCAGGACCCGATTTTTCGCCGCGCCGTGGTTTATATTTGTGAATACAATGAAGACGGTGCGATGGGTATTATCATTAATAAACCGCTGGAAAATCTTCAGGTTGAAGGGATTCTGGACAAGCTGAAAATCCCGGCTGAAGCGCGACTGCCGGAGATCCGGCTTGATAAGCCCGTGATGCTGGGTGGACCTCTTGCAGAAGATCGCGGCTTTATCCTGCATACGCCGCCGGTGTTCTCTTCCAGTATTCGCATTTCGGATAACACCGTCATCACCACCTCGCGTGACGTGCTCGAAACGCTGGGCACCGCAGAGCAGCCTTCTGAAGTGCTGGTGGCGCTGGGCTATTCGTCGTGGGAAAAAGGCCAGCTTGAGCAGGAGATCCTCGATAACGCCTGGCTCACCGCCCCTGCGGACATGAATATCCTGTTTAAAACGCCGATTGCCGATCGCTGGCGCGACGCGGCGAAGTTGATTGGCATTGATATCCTGACCATGCCTGGCGTAGCGGGGCACGCCTGA
- the ruvX gene encoding Holliday junction resolvase RuvX gives MSGTLLAFDFGTKSIGVAVGQRITGTARPLTALKANDGTPDWNLIERLLKEWQPDDVIVGLPLNMDGTEQPLTARARKFANKIHGRFGVSVKLHDERLSTVEARAGLFEHGGFRALSKGSVDSASAVIILESYFEQGF, from the coding sequence ATGAGCGGAACGCTTCTGGCCTTCGATTTTGGCACCAAAAGCATTGGCGTCGCCGTGGGGCAGCGCATCACCGGTACCGCGCGTCCGCTTACCGCCCTGAAGGCCAACGACGGTACGCCGGACTGGAACCTCATTGAGCGTCTGCTCAAAGAGTGGCAGCCGGATGACGTGATTGTCGGATTACCGCTCAACATGGACGGTACCGAACAGCCGCTGACTGCCCGGGCGCGTAAGTTCGCCAATAAAATCCATGGCCGCTTTGGCGTCTCCGTGAAGCTGCACGACGAGCGTCTCAGCACCGTCGAAGCGCGTGCTGGCCTGTTTGAGCACGGTGGCTTCCGGGCGCTCAGTAAGGGCAGCGTGGACTCCGCTTCTGCCGTCATCATCCTCGAAAGCTATTTCGAGCAGGGCTTTTAA
- a CDS encoding type IV pilus twitching motility protein PilT, giving the protein MDVEEIVALSVKHNVSDLHLCSDSPPRWRRTGRLEPAPFPSPDLGALLKAWLNDEQQGIWWANGQVDFAATVAGGQRLRGSAFKQMRGVSVTLRLLPRTCPQLASLGAPRVIPELLTNASGLILVTGATGSGKSTTLAAMVDFLNHHTDGHILTLEDPVEFIYQSERCLIQQREIGQHSPSFADALRSALRQDPDVILLGELRDSETIRLALTAAETGHLVLATLHTRGASQAIERLVDTFPAQEKDPVRNQLAGSLRAVLAQKLVPDLQDGRVALYELLVNTAAAANLIREGKTWQLPGIIQTGQQAGMQNFDQSLAERRAQGRL; this is encoded by the coding sequence ATGGATGTGGAAGAAATTGTGGCCCTTAGTGTAAAGCATAACGTCTCCGATCTACACCTGTGCAGTGATTCGCCACCTCGCTGGCGCAGAACGGGCCGCCTTGAACCGGCACCGTTTCCCTCTCCGGACCTCGGGGCGTTGTTAAAAGCGTGGCTCAACGATGAGCAGCAGGGGATATGGTGGGCCAACGGCCAGGTGGATTTTGCCGCGACGGTGGCGGGAGGCCAGCGCCTGCGCGGCAGTGCCTTTAAGCAGATGCGCGGAGTCTCTGTAACGCTACGGCTGTTGCCGCGTACCTGTCCGCAGCTCGCTTCGCTGGGCGCGCCGAGGGTTATCCCGGAACTGTTAACCAATGCGTCCGGGTTGATTCTGGTGACGGGGGCGACCGGCAGCGGCAAATCCACGACGCTGGCGGCGATGGTCGATTTTCTCAACCACCATACTGACGGCCATATTCTCACGCTCGAAGATCCGGTGGAGTTTATCTATCAGAGCGAGCGTTGCCTGATCCAGCAGCGGGAGATCGGCCAGCACAGCCCGTCATTTGCCGATGCGCTGCGCAGTGCCTTACGCCAGGATCCGGACGTGATTTTGCTGGGAGAGCTGCGCGACAGCGAAACGATCCGCCTGGCGCTAACGGCAGCGGAGACCGGGCACCTGGTGCTGGCGACGCTGCATACGCGCGGGGCATCGCAGGCGATTGAGCGGCTGGTCGATACGTTCCCGGCGCAGGAGAAAGATCCGGTGCGTAACCAGCTGGCCGGCAGCCTGCGGGCGGTGCTGGCGCAGAAGCTGGTTCCTGACTTACAGGACGGGCGCGTCGCGCTGTATGAGCTGCTGGTGAATACCGCGGCGGCGGCGAATCTGATACGAGAAGGAAAAACGTGGCAGCTGCCCGGCATTATTCAAACCGGACAGCAGGCAGGCATGCAGAACTTTGACCAAAGCCTGGCAGAGAGACGGGCGCAGGGGCGGCTCTAG
- a CDS encoding YggS family pyridoxal phosphate-dependent enzyme: protein MNDIAHNLAQVRDKISAAATRCGRASEEITLLAVSKTKPASAIAEAIDAGQRAFGENYVQEGVDKIRYFQEQGKTDLQWHFIGPLQSNKSRLVAEHFDWCHTVDRLRIATRLNDQRPAEMPALNVLIQINISDENSKSGIALSELDALAAEVAELPRLSLRGLMAIPAPESSYERQFAVAQQMAVAFEALKARYNTVDTLSLGMSDDMEAAIAAGSTMVRIGTAIFGARDYSK from the coding sequence ATGAACGACATTGCGCATAACCTGGCACAGGTCCGGGACAAAATCTCAGCCGCCGCAACGCGTTGCGGCCGGGCTTCAGAAGAAATTACGCTGCTTGCAGTCAGCAAAACCAAGCCTGCGAGCGCCATCGCAGAAGCCATTGACGCAGGCCAGCGGGCGTTTGGTGAAAACTACGTCCAGGAAGGCGTGGATAAAATTCGCTACTTCCAGGAACAGGGGAAGACGGATCTGCAGTGGCACTTTATCGGCCCACTGCAGTCAAACAAAAGCCGTCTGGTGGCGGAGCACTTCGACTGGTGCCATACCGTTGACCGTCTGCGCATTGCGACACGCCTGAACGACCAGCGTCCGGCAGAGATGCCAGCGCTTAACGTGCTGATTCAAATCAACATCAGCGATGAAAACAGCAAGTCCGGTATTGCGCTGAGCGAGCTGGATGCGCTGGCAGCCGAGGTGGCCGAACTCCCGCGCTTAAGCCTGCGTGGTTTGATGGCAATCCCGGCGCCTGAGTCAAGTTATGAAAGGCAGTTTGCCGTGGCACAGCAAATGGCTGTAGCATTTGAGGCGCTTAAAGCGCGCTATAACACGGTAGACACGCTTTCTCTGGGCATGTCGGATGATATGGAAGCCGCCATTGCGGCAGGCAGCACGATGGTGCGCATCGGCACGGCAATTTTCGGTGCGCGCGACTACTCAAAATAA
- a CDS encoding YggT family protein, with translation MKTLTFLLSTVIELYTMALLLRVWMQWARCDFYNPFSQFVVKITQPVVGPLRRIIPAMGPIDSSSLLVAFILSVIKAIVLFMVFTFQPIIWIVAVLILIKTIGLLIFWVLLVMAIMSWVSQGRSPVEYALIQLTEPLLRPIRNLLPSMGGIDFSPMILVLLLYVINMGVAELLQSTGDMLLPGLWMAL, from the coding sequence ATGAAGACGTTGACTTTCCTGCTCTCAACGGTCATTGAGCTGTACACGATGGCGCTTTTGCTGCGCGTCTGGATGCAGTGGGCCCGCTGTGATTTTTACAATCCGTTCTCGCAGTTTGTCGTGAAAATCACGCAGCCTGTTGTTGGACCGCTGCGCCGTATTATCCCGGCCATGGGGCCCATCGACAGCTCGTCTCTGCTGGTGGCGTTTATTCTGAGCGTTATCAAAGCGATTGTGCTGTTTATGGTCTTCACCTTCCAGCCGATTATCTGGATTGTCGCCGTCCTGATTTTGATCAAAACCATCGGTCTGCTGATCTTCTGGGTGCTGCTGGTCATGGCGATCATGAGCTGGGTGAGCCAGGGCCGTAGCCCGGTGGAGTACGCCTTGATTCAGCTGACCGAGCCGCTGCTGCGCCCGATCCGTAACCTGCTTCCGTCTATGGGCGGCATCGATTTTTCGCCGATGATCCTGGTTCTGCTGCTCTATGTGATCAACATGGGGGTCGCTGAACTGCTGCAGTCCACGGGCGATATGCTGCTGCCGGGGCTGTGGATGGCGCTATGA
- the yggU gene encoding DUF167 family protein YggU — protein MSAVSTCADGLVLRLYIQPKASRDGIVGLHGDELKVAITAPPVDGQANAHLTKYLAKQFRVAKSQVIIEKGELGRHKQVKILNPQSIPTEVAALTEQD, from the coding sequence ATGAGTGCCGTAAGCACCTGCGCTGACGGGCTGGTTTTACGGCTGTATATTCAGCCGAAAGCCAGCCGTGACGGTATTGTTGGACTGCATGGCGACGAGTTAAAAGTCGCCATCACTGCCCCGCCGGTTGACGGCCAGGCGAACGCGCATCTGACCAAATATCTGGCAAAACAGTTTCGCGTCGCCAAAAGCCAGGTCATCATTGAAAAAGGCGAACTGGGGCGACATAAACAGGTAAAAATCCTTAATCCGCAATCTATCCCGACGGAAGTCGCGGCTCTGACAGAACAGGACTAA
- a CDS encoding XTP/dITP diphosphatase, giving the protein MQKVVLATGNAGKVRELASLLNDFGLDVVAQTDLGVDSAEETGLTFIENAIIKARHAAQVTGLPAIADDSGLAVDALGGVPGIYSARYSGVDATDQQNLEKLLVALKDVPDEQRTAQFHCVLVYLRHAEDPTPIVCHGSWPGVITREAAGNGGFGYDPIFFVPSEGKTAAELTREEKSAISHRGRALKLLLEALRNG; this is encoded by the coding sequence ATGCAGAAAGTTGTTCTCGCGACCGGCAACGCCGGTAAAGTGCGCGAGCTGGCCTCGCTATTAAATGATTTTGGTCTGGACGTGGTCGCCCAGACCGATCTTGGCGTGGATTCCGCCGAAGAGACGGGGCTGACGTTTATCGAAAACGCGATCATTAAAGCGCGCCACGCTGCGCAGGTAACTGGCCTCCCCGCGATTGCCGACGACTCCGGCCTGGCCGTAGACGCCCTCGGCGGCGTGCCGGGGATCTACTCTGCCCGCTATTCCGGCGTTGACGCTACCGACCAGCAGAATCTGGAAAAGCTGCTTGTCGCCCTGAAAGACGTCCCGGACGAACAGCGCACCGCGCAGTTCCACTGCGTGCTGGTCTATCTGCGTCACGCGGAAGACCCGACGCCGATCGTCTGCCACGGCAGCTGGCCGGGCGTGATTACCCGTGAAGCGGCTGGCAACGGCGGCTTTGGTTACGACCCGATTTTCTTTGTCCCTTCCGAGGGCAAAACCGCTGCGGAACTGACCCGCGAAGAAAAAAGCGCGATATCCCACCGCGGACGCGCGCTGAAACTGTTACTGGAAGCACTGCGTAATGGCTAA
- the hemW gene encoding radical SAM family heme chaperone HemW: MANLPPLSLYIHIPWCVQKCPYCDFNSHALKGEVPHDDYVAHLLADLDADVPYAQGREVKTIFIGGGTPSLLSGPAMQTLLDGVRARLNLAADAEITMEANPGTVEADRFVDYQRAGVNRISIGVQSFSEPKLKRLGRIHGPEEAKRAANLATGLGLRSFNLDLMHGLPDQSLEEALDDLRQAIALNPPHLSWYQLTIEPNTLFGSRPPVLPDDDALWDIFEQGHQLLTAAGYQQYETSAYAKPGYQCQHNLNYWRFGDYLGIGCGAHGKVTFPDGRILRTAKTRHPRGYMEGRYLERQHDVEAADKPFEFFMNRFRLLEAAPRAEFALYTGLPESVIRPQIDEALAQGYLTECEEYWQITEHGKLFLNSLLELFLAEDS; the protein is encoded by the coding sequence ATGGCTAATTTGCCGCCTCTGAGTCTTTATATTCACATCCCGTGGTGCGTGCAAAAATGCCCGTACTGCGATTTCAACTCGCACGCGCTGAAGGGCGAAGTGCCGCACGATGACTACGTTGCGCATCTGCTGGCCGACCTGGATGCCGATGTACCTTACGCACAGGGACGTGAAGTTAAGACCATTTTCATTGGTGGCGGTACGCCGAGCCTGCTGTCAGGCCCGGCGATGCAAACGCTGCTGGACGGCGTGCGCGCGCGCCTGAACCTGGCAGCGGATGCTGAAATTACGATGGAAGCCAACCCCGGCACCGTTGAGGCCGACCGTTTTGTCGACTATCAGCGCGCGGGCGTGAACCGCATCTCCATCGGCGTGCAGAGCTTTAGCGAGCCGAAGCTGAAGCGCCTGGGGCGTATTCACGGCCCGGAAGAGGCGAAGCGCGCGGCAAACCTGGCGACCGGTCTGGGCCTGCGCAGCTTTAACCTCGATCTGATGCACGGCCTGCCGGATCAGTCTCTGGAAGAGGCGCTGGACGATTTGCGCCAGGCCATTGCGCTGAATCCCCCTCATCTGTCGTGGTACCAGCTCACCATCGAGCCCAACACCCTGTTTGGCTCGCGTCCGCCGGTGCTGCCGGATGACGACGCGCTGTGGGATATCTTCGAGCAGGGTCACCAGCTGTTAACCGCGGCGGGCTATCAGCAGTACGAAACGTCGGCATATGCAAAGCCGGGCTACCAGTGTCAGCACAACCTGAACTACTGGCGCTTTGGCGACTATCTCGGCATCGGCTGCGGCGCACACGGCAAGGTGACCTTCCCGGACGGGCGTATTCTGCGTACTGCCAAAACCCGCCACCCTCGCGGGTATATGGAAGGCCGCTACCTGGAGCGTCAGCACGACGTCGAGGCGGCGGATAAGCCGTTTGAGTTCTTTATGAACCGCTTCCGTCTGCTGGAAGCCGCGCCGCGCGCTGAGTTTGCGCTGTACACCGGGCTGCCGGAGTCGGTGATTCGCCCGCAGATCGACGAAGCGCTGGCGCAGGGGTATCTCACGGAATGTGAGGAATACTGGCAGATCACCGAGCACGGCAAACTGTTCCTCAATTCCCTTCTTGAGCTGTTCCTCGCCGAAGATTCCTGA
- a CDS encoding endonuclease domain-containing protein: MEITRSYAKQLRRELTTEERRLWYLLRSRRFENYKFRRQHPVGNYILDFACCEARLAVELDGGQHDENQEYDHQRTLWLNQKGWHVIRFWNNELWNNEEAVLEKILETLQMLQPSPRPSP, translated from the coding sequence ATGGAAATTACGCGTTCATATGCAAAACAGCTCAGACGCGAGCTGACAACGGAAGAAAGGCGGCTTTGGTATCTACTGCGCAGCCGCCGTTTCGAAAATTATAAATTTCGCCGACAGCATCCGGTAGGAAACTACATACTGGATTTCGCCTGCTGCGAAGCACGTCTGGCAGTTGAGCTGGATGGCGGACAGCATGATGAAAATCAGGAATACGATCATCAAAGGACGTTGTGGTTAAACCAAAAGGGCTGGCACGTTATTCGATTCTGGAACAACGAACTTTGGAATAATGAAGAGGCTGTGTTGGAAAAGATCCTTGAGACACTGCAAATGCTGCAACCCTCACCCCGGCCCTCTCCCTGA
- a CDS encoding DUF2884 domain-containing protein, with product MRKTLLAVALMATGFTAHADYQCSVTPRDDVVLSPQTVQVKGENGNLVITPEGNVTYNGKQYNLTAAQREQAKDYQSELRTALPWINEGALTRVEKSRVALDKIITKEVGESSNMRTRLTKLDKQLKEQMNRIIETRSDGLTFHYKAIDQVRADGQQLVNQAMGGILQDSINEMGAKAVLKGGGNPLQGVLGSLGGLQTSIQNEWKNQEDDFQQFGKDVCKRVVSLEDSRKALVGTLK from the coding sequence ATGCGCAAAACGTTGCTGGCAGTTGCTTTGATGGCAACCGGATTCACCGCCCATGCGGATTATCAATGTAGCGTCACCCCGCGTGATGACGTGGTGTTAAGCCCGCAAACCGTGCAGGTCAAAGGCGAGAACGGCAATCTGGTGATTACGCCAGAAGGGAACGTCACCTATAACGGCAAGCAGTACAACCTGACTGCCGCACAGCGCGAGCAGGCGAAAGACTACCAGTCCGAATTGCGTACCGCGCTGCCGTGGATTAATGAAGGTGCCCTGACGCGCGTCGAAAAGAGCCGCGTGGCGCTGGATAAGATCATCACCAAAGAGGTGGGTGAGAGCAGTAACATGCGCACCCGCCTGACGAAGCTGGACAAGCAGCTTAAAGAACAGATGAACCGCATTATCGAGACGCGCTCCGACGGCCTGACGTTCCACTATAAGGCGATCGATCAGGTTCGTGCTGACGGGCAGCAGCTGGTGAACCAGGCGATGGGCGGCATCCTGCAGGACAGCATCAACGAGATGGGCGCCAAAGCGGTGCTGAAAGGCGGCGGTAACCCGCTGCAGGGCGTGCTGGGCAGTCTGGGCGGCCTGCAAACCTCCATTCAGAACGAGTGGAAAAACCAGGAAGATGATTTCCAGCAGTTCGGCAAAGACGTGTGTAAACGCGTGGTGTCGCTGGAAGACAGCCGGAAGGCGCTGGTGGGGACGCTGAAGTAA
- a CDS encoding YggL family protein, translating to MAKNRSRRLRKKMHIEEFQEVGFSVAWRFPEGTSVEQIDQDVDAFINEVIEPNKLAFDGSGYLAWEGLICTQEVGKCTEEHQALVRKWLEDHKLEDVRVSELFDVWWD from the coding sequence ATGGCAAAGAATCGTAGCCGTCGTCTGCGTAAAAAGATGCACATCGAAGAATTCCAGGAAGTGGGCTTCTCCGTTGCGTGGCGTTTCCCGGAAGGCACCAGCGTTGAGCAGATCGATCAGGACGTGGATGCGTTCATCAACGAGGTGATCGAGCCTAACAAACTGGCCTTCGACGGTAGCGGCTATCTGGCCTGGGAAGGTCTGATCTGCACCCAGGAAGTGGGTAAATGCACCGAAGAACATCAGGCCCTGGTCCGTAAATGGCTTGAAGACCACAAGCTCGAAGATGTCCGCGTCAGCGAACTTTTCGACGTTTGGTGGGACTAA
- the trmB gene encoding tRNA (guanosine(46)-N7)-methyltransferase TrmB: protein MKNDVISPEFDENGRPLRRIRSFVRRQGRLTKGQQHALDNYWPVMGVEFSEQPLDFAELFGRDAPVTLEIGFGMGASLVTMAKARPEQNFLGIEVHSPGVGACLATAHEEGVENLRVMCHDAVEVLHKMIPDNSLTMVQLFFPDPWHKARHNKRRIVQAPFAELVKSKLKLGGVFHMATDWEPYAEHMLEVMSSLDGYKNQSASNDYVPRPESRPVTKFEQRGHRLGHGVWDLMFERVK from the coding sequence ATGAAAAACGACGTCATTTCACCGGAATTTGATGAAAACGGTCGCCCGCTGCGCCGTATTCGCAGCTTTGTCCGTCGTCAGGGCCGCCTGACAAAAGGTCAGCAACACGCGCTGGACAACTACTGGCCGGTGATGGGCGTTGAGTTCAGCGAGCAGCCTCTGGATTTTGCCGAGCTGTTTGGCCGCGACGCGCCGGTCACGCTGGAAATTGGCTTCGGTATGGGCGCCTCGCTGGTGACCATGGCGAAAGCGCGCCCGGAGCAGAACTTCCTTGGTATCGAAGTGCATTCGCCGGGCGTGGGCGCATGTCTGGCAACGGCCCATGAAGAGGGCGTTGAGAACCTGCGCGTGATGTGTCACGACGCGGTGGAAGTGCTGCACAAAATGATTCCTGACAATTCTTTAACCATGGTTCAGCTCTTTTTCCCTGACCCGTGGCATAAAGCGCGTCATAATAAACGCCGTATCGTTCAGGCGCCGTTTGCCGAGCTGGTTAAAAGCAAGCTGAAGCTGGGCGGTGTCTTCCATATGGCGACCGACTGGGAACCGTATGCGGAACATATGCTGGAAGTGATGTCGTCGCTCGACGGTTACAAAAACCAGTCTGCGAGCAACGACTATGTACCGCGTCCGGAATCGCGTCCGGTAACGAAATTTGAACAGCGTGGCCATCGTCTTGGTCACGGTGTATGGGACTTAATGTTCGAGAGGGTGAAATAA
- the mutY gene encoding A/G-specific adenine glycosylase, with amino-acid sequence MQASQFSAQVLDWYDKYGRKTLPWQIEKTPYKVWLSEVMLQQTQVATVIPYFERFMARFPTVTDLANAPLDEVLHLWTGLGYYARARNLHKAAQQVATRHNGKFPETFDEVADLPGVGRSTAGAILSLSLGKHFPILDGNVKRVLARCYAVDGWPGKKDVEKRLWEISEAVTPAKGVERFNQAMMDLGAMVCTRSKPKCELCPVNNLCVAYANHSWAQYPGKKPKQTLPERTGYMLLMQHGDEVFLAQRPPSGLWGGLYCFPQFEDEDLLREWLKQRGIAADNLTQLTAFRHTFSHFHLDIVPMWLPVSSFASCMDEGTALWYNLAQPPSVGLAAPVERLLQQLRAGAMV; translated from the coding sequence ATGCAAGCCTCTCAATTTTCAGCCCAGGTGCTGGACTGGTACGACAAATACGGGCGTAAAACCCTGCCCTGGCAAATTGAAAAAACGCCGTACAAAGTATGGCTCTCCGAGGTGATGTTGCAACAAACGCAGGTCGCCACGGTGATCCCTTACTTCGAGCGTTTTATGGCGCGCTTCCCGACGGTGACCGATCTGGCCAATGCCCCGCTGGACGAGGTCCTGCACCTGTGGACCGGTCTTGGCTATTACGCGCGCGCGCGTAACCTTCACAAGGCCGCACAGCAGGTCGCCACGCGCCACAACGGGAAATTCCCGGAAACCTTCGACGAGGTGGCCGATCTCCCCGGCGTCGGACGCTCAACCGCAGGCGCTATTCTCTCCCTGTCTTTAGGCAAGCATTTCCCGATCCTCGACGGCAACGTAAAGCGCGTGCTGGCACGCTGCTATGCCGTTGACGGCTGGCCGGGGAAGAAGGACGTTGAAAAACGCCTGTGGGAAATCAGTGAAGCGGTCACTCCGGCGAAAGGGGTGGAGCGTTTTAACCAGGCGATGATGGATCTTGGCGCGATGGTCTGCACGCGCTCAAAACCCAAATGCGAGCTCTGCCCGGTGAATAATCTCTGCGTGGCGTATGCCAACCATTCCTGGGCGCAGTATCCGGGTAAGAAACCCAAACAGACGCTGCCGGAGCGCACCGGCTATATGCTGCTGATGCAACACGGCGATGAGGTCTTCCTGGCCCAGCGTCCGCCGAGCGGTCTTTGGGGTGGTCTATACTGCTTCCCACAGTTTGAAGATGAAGACTTGCTGCGTGAATGGCTTAAACAGCGTGGGATTGCTGCCGATAACCTGACACAGCTGACCGCGTTTCGCCACACCTTCAGCCATTTCCATCTGGATATTGTGCCGATGTGGCTTCCCGTGTCCTCCTTCGCCTCGTGCATGGATGAAGGCACCGCTCTCTGGTATAACTTAGCGCAACCGCCATCAGTCGGGCTGGCGGCTCCCGTGGAGCGCCTGTTACAGCAATTACGTGCCGGTGCAATGGTTTAG